A window of Synchiropus splendidus isolate RoL2022-P1 chromosome 9, RoL_Sspl_1.0, whole genome shotgun sequence contains these coding sequences:
- the marveld1 gene encoding MARVEL domain-containing protein 1 produces MSPQPPQGGWNMRKFFTTFWGIIRVVQILFGAGLWITIATNKYEGSIHFVLLVAVLFWLLTLALFFITLLNKQDLVPLLGGERWLCTNLTHDVAAAVLYLPALAVMIYKTDRNSYCNLEQYPHPCLYKVYLVASTFACLGCLAYLLSVVHGACRKHRGEQTVV; encoded by the coding sequence ATGTCACCCCAACCTCCGCAGGGCGGGTGGAACATGCGCAAGTTTTTCACCACTTTCTGGGGCATCATCCGGGTGGTCCAGATTCTCTTCGGAGCCGGATTGTGGATAACCATCGCCACCAACAAATACGAGGGCTCCATCCACTTCGTGCTGTTGGTGGCCGTGCTCTTCTGGCTCCTGACGCTGGCCCTCTTCTTCATCACGCTCCTGAACAAGCAGGACCTGGTTCCGCTGCTGGGAGGCGAGAGATGGTTGTGCACCAACCTGACGCACGACGTGGCCGCCGCCGTCCTTTACCTGCCCGCCCTCGCCGTCATGATCTATAAGACGGATCGGAACTCCTACTGCAACCTGGAGCAGTACCCCCACCCGTGCCTGTACAAGGTCTACCTGGTGGCCTCCACGTTCGCCTGCCTCGGCTGCCTCGCCTATCTGCTCTCGGTGGTCCACGGCGCCTGCAGGAAACACCGAGGAGAACAAACGGTGGTCTAA